The following proteins are encoded in a genomic region of Kosakonia oryzae:
- a CDS encoding ABC transporter permease subunit, whose amino-acid sequence MTDAKENAAKSPSAKKMLMGDLMQTVGILPILILIVAVFGFIAPNFFTESNLLNITRQASINIVLAAGMTFIILTGGIDLSVGSILGTTAVAAMVVSLMPELAMLSVPAALMLGLVLGLFNGALVAFAGLPPFIVTLGTYTALRGVAYLLADGTTVINSDISFEWVGNNYLGPVPWLVVIALAVIVLCWFILRRTTLGVHIYAVGGNMQAARLTGIKVWLVLLFVYGMSGLLSGLGGVMSASRLYSANGNLGTGYELDAIAAVILGGTSFVGGIGTITGTLVGALIIATLNNGMTLMGVSYFWQLVIKGAVIIIAVLIDKYRTRHHQAA is encoded by the coding sequence ATGACTGATGCCAAAGAGAACGCAGCGAAAAGCCCTTCCGCCAAAAAGATGTTGATGGGCGATCTGATGCAAACTGTCGGCATTTTGCCGATTCTCATCCTGATCGTCGCGGTTTTTGGCTTTATCGCGCCAAACTTTTTTACCGAAAGCAACCTGCTGAATATCACCCGCCAGGCGTCAATCAACATCGTGCTGGCGGCGGGCATGACCTTCATCATTCTGACCGGCGGTATCGATCTCTCTGTGGGTTCGATTCTCGGCACCACGGCGGTCGCGGCGATGGTGGTTTCGCTAATGCCCGAACTGGCCATGCTCTCCGTCCCGGCGGCGCTGATGCTCGGCCTGGTGCTCGGCCTGTTTAATGGCGCGCTGGTGGCGTTTGCCGGTTTGCCGCCGTTTATTGTCACACTCGGCACCTATACCGCGCTGCGCGGCGTGGCGTATCTGCTGGCGGATGGCACCACGGTGATTAACTCCGATATCAGTTTTGAGTGGGTCGGCAATAACTATCTTGGCCCGGTGCCGTGGCTGGTGGTGATTGCGCTGGCGGTGATTGTGCTGTGCTGGTTTATTCTGCGCCGCACGACGCTGGGCGTTCATATCTACGCGGTGGGCGGCAATATGCAGGCGGCGCGCCTGACCGGTATCAAAGTGTGGCTGGTGCTGCTGTTCGTCTACGGCATGAGCGGCTTGCTCTCCGGCCTTGGCGGGGTGATGAGCGCCTCGCGGCTGTACAGCGCCAACGGCAACCTCGGCACCGGCTATGAGCTGGACGCCATCGCCGCGGTGATCCTTGGCGGCACCAGTTTTGTCGGCGGAATCGGCACCATTACCGGCACGCTGGTTGGTGCGCTGATTATCGCCACCCTTAACAACGGCATGACGCTGATGGGCGTCTCCTACTTCTGGCAATTGGTGATCAAAGGGGCGGTGATCATCATAGCGGTGCTGATCGACAAATACCGTACCCGGCATCATCAGGCAGCATAA
- a CDS encoding ABC transporter substrate-binding protein has product MRLKPLVTALCAAALLTSAPFAQAKDLKSIGVTVGDLANPFFVQITKGAELEARKLAGDNVKVTLVSSGYDLGQQVAQIDNFIAAKVDMIILNAADSKGIGPAVKRAKEAGIVVVAVDVAAEGADATITSDNTQAGEMACKYITDRLKGKGNVVIINGPPVSAVQNRVEGCQTEFKRHPDIKVLSDNQNAKGSREGGLEVMTSLLAANPKIDGVFAINDPTAIGADLAAKQAQRHEFFIVGVDGSPDGEEALKRKNSLFVATPAQDPQVMAARAVEIGYDILQGKPAPKAPVLIPVTMIDKQNVGSYKGWTVK; this is encoded by the coding sequence ATGCGTCTTAAACCTCTTGTCACGGCGCTCTGCGCCGCTGCTCTGCTGACCAGCGCGCCGTTTGCGCAGGCCAAAGATCTGAAGTCCATTGGCGTTACGGTGGGCGATCTGGCGAACCCCTTCTTCGTGCAGATCACAAAAGGCGCGGAGCTGGAAGCGCGCAAACTGGCGGGCGATAACGTCAAAGTGACGCTGGTCTCCAGCGGTTACGATCTGGGCCAGCAGGTCGCGCAGATCGATAACTTTATTGCCGCCAAAGTGGACATGATCATCCTCAACGCCGCGGATTCCAAAGGCATCGGCCCGGCGGTGAAACGGGCAAAAGAGGCCGGGATTGTGGTGGTGGCGGTTGACGTGGCAGCAGAAGGCGCTGACGCCACCATCACCTCCGATAACACCCAGGCAGGAGAAATGGCCTGTAAGTACATTACCGACCGTCTGAAAGGTAAAGGCAATGTGGTGATCATCAACGGGCCGCCGGTCTCTGCGGTGCAAAACCGTGTCGAAGGCTGCCAGACCGAGTTTAAGCGCCACCCGGATATCAAAGTGCTTTCTGATAACCAGAACGCGAAAGGCAGCCGCGAAGGTGGGCTGGAAGTGATGACCTCGCTGCTCGCCGCCAACCCGAAAATCGACGGTGTCTTTGCGATTAACGATCCGACAGCGATCGGTGCCGATCTGGCCGCCAAACAGGCACAGCGTCACGAGTTCTTTATTGTAGGCGTCGATGGCAGCCCCGATGGCGAAGAGGCGCTGAAACGTAAAAACTCGCTGTTTGTCGCCACTCCGGCGCAGGATCCGCAAGTGATGGCCGCCCGCGCGGTGGAGATTGGCTACGACATCCTGCAAGGCAAACCTGCGCCAAAAGCGCCAGTGCTGATCCCGGTGACGATGATCGATAAACAGAACGTCGGCAGCTACAAAGGCTGGACGGTGAAATAG
- a CDS encoding D-lyxose/D-mannose isomerase — MKRSAINEILGHTRQFFSMHDVHLPPFASFPPTKWQQLDRAAWREVFDLKLGWDVTAFGGDNFYAQGLTLFTLRNGSPNGTPYEKCYAEKIMHVRDGQLTPMHFHWRKREDIINRGGGNLIIELWNAGTHEETVASDVTVVIDGCIQTHAAGSQLRLSPGESICLTPGLYHSFWGEPGFGDVLVGEVSSVNDDDHDNHFLHPVDRFNAIEEDEPALLALCNEYRLFLS, encoded by the coding sequence ATGAAACGCTCCGCCATTAATGAAATTCTCGGCCACACGCGGCAGTTTTTCTCAATGCACGATGTCCATTTGCCGCCTTTCGCCAGCTTTCCGCCAACCAAATGGCAACAGCTCGATCGCGCGGCGTGGCGTGAAGTGTTCGATCTGAAACTGGGATGGGATGTCACCGCGTTTGGCGGCGACAATTTCTATGCCCAGGGATTGACGCTGTTCACTCTGCGTAACGGCTCGCCCAACGGCACGCCATATGAAAAATGTTATGCGGAAAAGATCATGCACGTGCGCGATGGCCAGCTTACGCCGATGCATTTTCACTGGCGCAAGCGCGAGGACATCATTAATCGCGGCGGCGGTAATCTGATTATTGAACTGTGGAACGCCGGTACGCATGAAGAGACGGTTGCCTCCGACGTTACCGTGGTCATTGATGGCTGTATCCAGACTCATGCGGCAGGCAGCCAGTTGCGCCTCTCACCAGGGGAAAGTATTTGCCTGACGCCGGGGCTGTATCACAGCTTCTGGGGCGAACCGGGCTTTGGCGATGTGCTGGTTGGCGAAGTGTCGTCGGTGAATGACGATGATCACGACAACCACTTCCTGCATCCCGTCGATCGCTTTAACGCTATTGAGGAAGACGAACCGGCACTGCTGGCGCTGTGTAACGAATATCGTCTGTTTCTCAGCTAA
- a CDS encoding ketose 1,6-bisphosphate aldolase yields MPLITLAEGLAHAREHHYALGAFNVLDSHFLRALFAAAKQERSPFIINIAEVHFKYVSLESLVEAVKFEAARHDIPVVLNLDHGLHFESVVRALRLGFSSVMFDGSVLEYEENIRQTREVVKMCHAVGVSVEAELGAVGGDEGGALYGHADEACFTDPARARDFVDRTGIDTLAVAIGNAHGKYKGEPKLDFERLDAIRQQTGLPLVLHGGSGISDADFRRAISLGIHKINFYTGMSQAALGAIEQRMADRQPLYDEFAQLLLSVEEAITDTVATQMRIFGSAGQL; encoded by the coding sequence ATGCCTTTGATTACACTTGCCGAAGGACTGGCGCACGCCCGTGAACACCACTATGCGCTGGGCGCGTTTAACGTGCTCGACTCGCACTTTTTACGCGCGCTGTTTGCCGCCGCAAAGCAGGAGCGCTCGCCCTTTATCATCAACATCGCCGAAGTCCATTTTAAATATGTCTCACTGGAGTCGCTGGTCGAAGCGGTGAAGTTCGAAGCCGCGCGTCACGACATTCCGGTGGTGCTGAACCTCGATCACGGGCTGCATTTTGAATCGGTCGTGCGCGCGCTGCGCCTCGGTTTCAGCTCGGTGATGTTTGACGGTTCCGTGCTGGAGTATGAAGAAAATATTCGCCAGACGCGGGAAGTGGTGAAGATGTGCCATGCAGTCGGCGTTTCGGTGGAAGCGGAGCTGGGCGCGGTTGGCGGCGATGAAGGCGGCGCGCTGTATGGCCATGCCGACGAAGCCTGTTTTACCGACCCGGCGCGGGCGCGGGATTTTGTCGACCGTACCGGCATCGACACGCTGGCGGTGGCTATCGGCAATGCGCACGGCAAATACAAAGGCGAACCGAAGCTGGATTTTGAGCGCCTGGACGCCATTCGCCAGCAGACCGGGCTGCCGCTGGTGCTGCATGGCGGTTCCGGCATCAGCGATGCGGATTTCCGCCGCGCCATTTCGCTGGGTATCCATAAAATCAATTTCTACACCGGCATGTCACAGGCTGCGCTCGGCGCCATTGAGCAGCGCATGGCGGATCGCCAGCCGCTGTACGATGAGTTCGCCCAGTTACTGCTGAGCGTCGAAGAAGCCATCACCGATACTGTCGCCACACAGATGCGCATTTTCGGCAGCGCGGGGCAACTCTGA
- a CDS encoding carbohydrate kinase family protein, with protein MARNGVIAAGNMLVDHVHQIVQWPERGWLAEITQSERSTGGAPLNVLLTLAKLHVGMPLQAVGLVGEDSDGDYIMAMLDQYHVNRQAVQRTPSAPTSMSQVMTDPSGQRTFFHSPGANRLLDLPAFEQLDGSMKIFHLGYLLLLDSLDLPDEEYGTRSARLLAQMREQGFLTSLDLVSRKGDPRYQPLVLPCLKHLDFLVINELEAGEFSGLPMRTETDEPHIEHIAAAAAQLLAAGVRQRVVIHCPEGAWGEAADRAGAWIPSRMLSQSEIIGSVGAGDAFCAGFLYGCHEEWPLQKSIQLAHACARASLLCANAIDGAKTLEALQQEIDDSL; from the coding sequence ATGGCGCGCAACGGCGTTATCGCCGCCGGCAATATGCTGGTCGATCATGTTCACCAGATCGTGCAGTGGCCGGAGCGCGGCTGGCTGGCGGAAATCACCCAGAGCGAGCGCTCAACGGGCGGCGCGCCGCTGAATGTGCTGCTGACGCTGGCAAAGCTGCACGTGGGCATGCCGTTGCAGGCGGTGGGATTAGTGGGCGAAGACAGCGACGGCGATTACATTATGGCGATGCTCGATCAGTACCACGTCAATCGCCAGGCGGTGCAGCGCACGCCTTCTGCGCCTACCTCAATGTCGCAGGTGATGACCGATCCCTCCGGGCAGCGCACCTTTTTCCACTCGCCCGGCGCGAACCGTCTGCTGGATTTACCGGCATTTGAGCAGTTGGACGGCAGCATGAAGATTTTCCATCTCGGCTACCTCTTATTACTTGATAGCCTTGATTTGCCGGATGAAGAGTACGGAACACGCAGCGCACGGCTGCTGGCACAAATGCGCGAGCAGGGTTTTCTCACCTCGCTGGATTTGGTGTCGCGCAAGGGCGATCCGCGTTACCAGCCGCTGGTGCTGCCGTGTCTGAAGCATCTTGATTTTCTGGTGATTAACGAGCTGGAAGCCGGGGAATTTAGCGGGCTGCCGATGCGCACCGAAACCGATGAACCGCATATTGAGCATATCGCTGCCGCCGCCGCGCAACTGCTGGCCGCCGGGGTACGCCAGCGGGTGGTGATCCACTGCCCGGAAGGCGCATGGGGCGAAGCGGCAGATCGGGCCGGGGCGTGGATCCCATCGCGCATGTTAAGCCAGTCGGAGATTATCGGCAGTGTCGGCGCAGGCGATGCTTTTTGTGCTGGTTTTTTATACGGCTGCCACGAAGAGTGGCCGCTGCAAAAGAGCATTCAACTGGCGCATGCCTGCGCGCGCGCCAGCCTGCTGTGCGCCAATGCAATCGACGGCGCGAAAACGCTGGAAGCGTTGCAGCAGGAGATTGACGATTCACTGTAG
- a CDS encoding response regulator has product MKPAILVVDDDSAVCELLKEVLSEHVFTVYVCHNGQDALTLSAQHADIALVLLDMMLPDINGLRVLQQLQKQRPSLPVVMLTGLGSESDVVVGLEMGADDYIGKPFNARVLVARVNAVLRRSGVLAAEISMEKQPGFTFNGWHLDPERCELFNPQRQVVGLTQGEYSLLLALVQNARRVLNREQLLTLTHSESVEVFDRTIDVLIMRLRRKIEANPHQPALIKTLRGLGYVFAADVAHSDKAA; this is encoded by the coding sequence ATGAAACCTGCAATTCTGGTGGTGGATGACGATAGCGCGGTGTGCGAACTGTTAAAAGAGGTGCTGAGCGAGCACGTCTTTACGGTTTACGTCTGCCATAACGGGCAGGATGCGCTGACGCTCAGCGCGCAGCATGCGGATATCGCGCTGGTGCTGCTTGATATGATGCTGCCGGATATCAACGGCTTGCGGGTGCTGCAGCAGTTGCAAAAACAGCGCCCGTCGCTGCCGGTGGTGATGCTCACCGGGCTTGGCAGCGAGTCGGATGTGGTGGTCGGCCTGGAGATGGGCGCGGACGACTATATTGGCAAACCGTTTAACGCCCGCGTGCTGGTGGCGCGCGTCAACGCGGTACTGCGGCGCAGCGGCGTGCTGGCGGCAGAAATCTCAATGGAAAAGCAGCCCGGTTTTACCTTTAACGGCTGGCATCTCGATCCTGAACGCTGCGAGCTGTTTAACCCGCAGCGTCAGGTGGTTGGCCTGACGCAAGGCGAGTACAGCTTGTTGCTGGCGCTGGTGCAAAATGCGCGGCGGGTGCTGAACCGCGAACAGTTGCTGACCTTAACGCACAGCGAAAGCGTGGAAGTGTTTGATCGCACCATTGATGTGTTAATCATGCGCTTACGCCGCAAAATCGAAGCCAATCCCCACCAACCGGCGCTGATCAAAACCTTGCGCGGCCTCGGCTATGTCTTTGCCGCCGACGTTGCGCACAGCGATAAAGCGGCGTAG
- the fdhF gene encoding formate dehydrogenase subunit alpha, protein MKKVVTVCPYCASGCKIHLVVDNGKIVRAEAAQGKTNQGTLCLKGYYGWDFINDTQILTPRLKSPMIRRQRGGKLESVSWDEALDYVASRLRAIKEKYGPDAIQTTGSSRGTGNETNYIMQKFARAVIGTNNVDCCARVUHGPSVAGLHQSVGNGAMSNAINEIDNTDLVFIFGYNPADSHPIVANHVIRAKQNGAKIIVCDPRKIETARIADMHVALKNGSNIALLNAMGHVIIEENLYDQAFVANRTEGFEEYRKIVEGYTPESVEEITGVSAQEIRQAARMYAGAKTAAILWGMGVTQFYQGVETVRSLTSLAMLTGNLGKPHVGVNPVRGQNNVQGACDMGALPDTYPGYQYVKEEAHREKFAKAWGVESLPAHTGYRISELPHRVEHGEVRAAYIMGEDPLQTDAELSAVRKAFEGLELVIVQDIFMTKTAAAADVILPSTSWGEHEGVYTAADRGFQRFFKAVEPKWDLKTDWQIISEIATRMGYPMHYNNTQEIWDELRHLCPDFYGATYEKMGELGYIQWPCRDTSEADQGTSYLFKEKFDTPNGLAKFFTCDWVAPMDKLTDEYPMVLSTVREVGHYSCRSMTGNCAALAALADEPGYAQINAADAARLGIEDEALVWVNSRKGKIITRAQVSERPNKGAVYMTYQWWIGACNELVTENLSPITKTPEYKYCAVRIEPIADQRAAEQYVIDEYNKLKSRLRESAMG, encoded by the coding sequence ATGAAAAAAGTCGTCACGGTTTGCCCGTATTGCGCCTCGGGATGCAAAATCCATCTGGTGGTCGATAACGGCAAAATCGTTCGGGCGGAAGCCGCACAGGGCAAAACCAATCAGGGCACTCTCTGCCTGAAAGGTTATTACGGCTGGGATTTTATCAACGATACCCAGATCCTGACGCCCCGGCTCAAAAGCCCGATGATCCGTCGCCAGCGCGGCGGCAAACTGGAGTCGGTCTCCTGGGATGAAGCGCTCGATTATGTCGCCAGCCGTTTGCGCGCCATTAAAGAGAAGTACGGCCCGGATGCCATTCAGACCACCGGTTCTTCCCGCGGTACGGGTAATGAAACCAACTACATAATGCAAAAATTCGCGCGCGCCGTTATTGGTACCAATAACGTCGACTGCTGCGCTCGTGTCTGACACGGCCCTTCGGTTGCAGGTCTGCACCAATCGGTCGGCAATGGCGCGATGAGTAATGCCATTAATGAAATCGATAACACGGATTTAGTGTTTATCTTTGGTTACAACCCGGCGGATTCTCACCCTATCGTCGCCAATCATGTGATTCGGGCGAAACAGAATGGGGCGAAAATCATCGTCTGCGATCCGCGCAAAATTGAAACCGCGCGCATTGCCGACATGCACGTCGCACTGAAAAACGGATCCAACATCGCCCTGCTTAACGCCATGGGCCATGTGATCATTGAAGAGAACCTCTACGACCAGGCGTTTGTCGCCAACCGGACGGAAGGGTTTGAAGAGTACCGGAAGATTGTCGAAGGCTACACTCCGGAATCGGTCGAGGAGATCACCGGCGTCAGTGCGCAGGAGATCCGCCAGGCCGCCCGTATGTACGCCGGGGCGAAAACCGCAGCCATTCTGTGGGGCATGGGCGTGACCCAGTTCTATCAGGGCGTGGAAACGGTACGTTCGCTCACCAGCCTTGCCATGCTGACCGGCAACCTGGGTAAACCGCATGTTGGGGTCAACCCGGTACGCGGTCAGAACAACGTGCAGGGCGCGTGCGATATGGGCGCGCTGCCGGATACCTACCCCGGCTATCAGTATGTGAAAGAAGAGGCGCACCGCGAGAAATTCGCCAAAGCGTGGGGCGTGGAAAGCCTGCCAGCGCATACCGGTTATCGCATCAGCGAACTGCCGCATCGCGTTGAGCATGGCGAAGTGCGCGCCGCGTACATTATGGGTGAAGATCCGCTGCAAACGGATGCCGAACTGTCGGCAGTTCGTAAGGCATTTGAAGGGCTTGAACTGGTGATTGTGCAGGATATTTTCATGACCAAAACCGCCGCCGCGGCGGATGTCATCCTGCCTTCCACCTCCTGGGGCGAGCACGAAGGTGTTTATACCGCAGCGGATCGCGGTTTCCAGCGCTTCTTTAAAGCGGTTGAACCGAAGTGGGATCTGAAAACGGACTGGCAAATCATCAGTGAAATCGCCACCCGTATGGGTTATCCGATGCATTACAACAACACGCAGGAGATCTGGGACGAATTGCGTCATTTATGCCCCGATTTCTACGGCGCCACCTACGAAAAAATGGGTGAGCTGGGCTACATCCAGTGGCCGTGTCGCGATACGTCGGAGGCCGATCAGGGCACCTCTTATCTCTTTAAAGAGAAGTTCGACACGCCGAACGGGCTGGCGAAATTCTTCACCTGCGACTGGGTCGCGCCGATGGATAAACTCACCGACGAGTATCCGATGGTGCTCTCCACCGTGCGTGAAGTGGGCCACTACTCTTGCCGTTCAATGACCGGCAACTGTGCGGCGCTGGCCGCGCTGGCGGATGAACCAGGCTATGCGCAAATCAACGCTGCCGACGCCGCAAGGCTGGGCATTGAGGATGAAGCGCTGGTGTGGGTTAACTCACGTAAAGGCAAAATCATCACCCGCGCGCAGGTCAGCGAACGCCCGAACAAAGGTGCGGTGTATATGACCTACCAGTGGTGGATTGGCGCCTGTAACGAGCTGGTGACGGAGAACCTAAGCCCGATAACCAAAACGCCGGAGTACAAATACTGCGCCGTGCGCATCGAGCCGATCGCCGATCAGCGCGCCGCCGAGCAGTATGTGATCGACGAATATAACAAGCTGAAATCCCGGTTGCGCGAAAGCGCGATGGGCTGA
- a CDS encoding penicillin-binding transpeptidase domain-containing protein: MPPVKKHRREDHPSSSFNLNRYHLLSLVILVFLALLLARVADLQLLNHPMLEHEADQRSLRTITLPTNRGTLVDRDGQALALSVPSRDIIADPKRILEANPDFTSPKWAYLAAALNVSPQALRAQLTANPTKHFLYLGRKIELGIAKDIAALHLKGITTEYDDSRFYPMGEAAAPLLGIVGADNTGLNGLEKSYNTILEGKPGQEEYRQDGDGHLISVVNYEPPQQPPTVQLSIDKFDQYTLYSALRDGVLLNKADSGAAVLVKIDTGEILGMASYPSFNPNNYESATPMQMRNTAINDSYEPGSTVKPLVVLEGLERHLIQPNSVLDTSPYVVNGHLIRDVGHWPRLTITGILQKSSDTGASHIALAMPAQALVNTYQAFGLGKPTGLGLTGESVGYFPLHRQRWADIERATFSFGYGLRVTPLQIAREYATLGSFGIYRPLSITKVTPPVMGVRVANPATAKTVVYMMESDVLPGGSGLRAAVPGYQLATKTGTAEKMGTDGKYDGGYVNYTAGVAPASHPEVALVVMVNHPTVGDHFGGSVAAPIFGKIIGPVLKHMNIAPDAISNKPSVNAS; the protein is encoded by the coding sequence ATGCCCCCTGTAAAAAAACACCGCAGAGAAGATCACCCCAGTTCCTCATTTAACCTGAACAGGTATCACCTGCTTTCTCTTGTGATTCTGGTGTTTTTAGCACTCCTGCTGGCACGCGTTGCCGACCTGCAACTGCTCAATCACCCGATGCTGGAGCATGAAGCCGATCAGCGTTCATTACGCACCATTACGCTACCGACCAACCGCGGAACGCTGGTGGATCGTGACGGCCAGGCGTTAGCCTTGAGTGTTCCCTCGCGCGACATCATTGCCGATCCGAAACGCATTCTCGAAGCGAATCCTGATTTTACCAGCCCGAAGTGGGCTTACCTCGCCGCGGCACTCAATGTCAGCCCGCAAGCCCTGCGGGCGCAGCTTACGGCGAATCCCACGAAGCACTTCCTCTACCTGGGCCGAAAAATCGAACTGGGTATCGCCAAAGATATTGCCGCGCTGCATCTGAAAGGGATCACGACCGAATATGACGACAGCCGTTTTTATCCGATGGGGGAAGCTGCCGCGCCGCTTTTGGGCATCGTGGGCGCCGATAACACGGGGCTGAATGGGCTGGAAAAAAGTTATAACACCATTCTTGAAGGCAAACCGGGCCAGGAAGAGTACCGCCAGGACGGTGACGGCCACCTGATTTCCGTGGTCAATTACGAACCGCCGCAGCAACCGCCAACCGTTCAGCTCAGCATCGACAAGTTCGATCAATACACGCTTTACAGCGCATTACGTGATGGCGTACTGCTCAACAAAGCAGATTCAGGTGCGGCTGTGCTGGTGAAAATCGACACCGGCGAGATTCTGGGAATGGCGTCTTACCCTTCGTTTAATCCCAACAATTACGAAAGCGCCACCCCGATGCAAATGCGCAACACGGCCATTAACGATAGCTATGAACCGGGTTCAACCGTGAAACCGCTGGTGGTTCTCGAAGGGCTGGAGCGCCATTTAATTCAACCGAACTCGGTTCTTGATACCTCGCCTTACGTCGTAAACGGACATTTGATACGGGATGTCGGGCACTGGCCGCGTCTGACGATAACCGGCATTTTGCAGAAATCGAGCGATACGGGCGCGTCCCACATTGCGCTTGCCATGCCTGCTCAGGCGCTGGTGAATACCTACCAGGCGTTTGGCCTCGGCAAACCTACCGGGCTAGGCTTAACGGGCGAGAGTGTGGGTTACTTTCCCTTACACCGCCAGCGCTGGGCCGATATTGAACGCGCAACGTTCTCTTTTGGCTACGGCCTACGCGTAACGCCACTGCAGATCGCACGGGAATATGCAACGCTGGGCTCGTTCGGTATCTATCGCCCTCTTTCCATCACTAAAGTCACGCCGCCGGTGATGGGCGTCAGAGTCGCTAATCCGGCCACCGCGAAAACCGTCGTGTATATGATGGAAAGCGATGTTTTACCCGGCGGATCAGGTTTACGTGCGGCAGTACCGGGCTATCAGCTCGCCACCAAAACCGGTACGGCGGAAAAAATGGGTACCGATGGGAAGTACGATGGCGGCTACGTCAACTACACCGCAGGCGTTGCCCCCGCCAGCCACCCGGAAGTGGCGCTGGTGGTGATGGTTAACCATCCGACAGTGGGCGATCACTTTGGTGGCTCGGTCGCGGCGCCGATTTTCGGCAAAATCATCGGCCCGGTACTGAAACATATGAATATCGCGCCTGATGCCATCAGCAATAAACCCTCCGTAAATGCATCCTGA
- a CDS encoding MFS transporter: MLNSTEAELPVSQQNHNIARLATAQALAGANSVVFYATGAIVGNTLAPSSTLATLPVTVFVLGMAACILPFGALARRRGRRAAFMTGTGAGVLTGLLASLAVVIGSFSLFCLAAFFGGAYAAVALSFRFAATDGVGSERRARALSLVMGGGVVAGVLGPMLVTGTMNAWPEHTFAVTFLAQAAVAAMAATVLLGVKSPAVTAHAQYGGRPLHEIARLPGFRRTVFGGAVAYMVMNFLMTAAPLSMHQHGLSQQAANLGIQWHVIAMYGPGFFTGKLIQRFGASRIGAAGLLLTALSVLAGLLGTDILHYWLSLILLGIGWNFGFTGASAKIIEFHRPEEKTRVQSLNDFIVFGVMIVGSFSSGALLNAFGWNAVLWGSLVPVVAGFLAMMGKSRTVKG; encoded by the coding sequence TTGTTGAACTCCACAGAAGCAGAATTACCGGTCAGCCAGCAGAACCATAACATTGCGCGTCTCGCGACAGCACAGGCGCTGGCTGGCGCTAACTCGGTCGTCTTTTACGCCACCGGCGCGATAGTTGGTAATACCCTCGCGCCCAGCAGCACGCTGGCAACGCTGCCCGTCACGGTTTTTGTTTTGGGGATGGCGGCCTGCATTCTGCCGTTTGGTGCGCTGGCTCGCCGACGGGGCAGACGGGCGGCCTTTATGACCGGCACGGGCGCGGGCGTGTTGACCGGGCTACTGGCCTCGCTGGCGGTCGTGATCGGCTCCTTTTCCCTGTTCTGCCTGGCGGCTTTTTTCGGCGGCGCGTACGCGGCCGTTGCGCTCTCGTTTCGCTTTGCCGCCACCGATGGCGTAGGCAGCGAACGACGGGCGCGGGCATTGTCGCTGGTGATGGGCGGCGGCGTCGTAGCGGGCGTACTTGGCCCGATGCTGGTCACCGGCACCATGAACGCCTGGCCGGAACATACTTTTGCCGTCACCTTTCTTGCACAAGCAGCGGTCGCGGCGATGGCCGCAACGGTACTGCTCGGCGTGAAATCCCCTGCCGTTACCGCTCACGCGCAGTACGGCGGTCGCCCGCTTCACGAAATCGCCCGTCTGCCGGGCTTTCGTCGCACCGTGTTTGGCGGCGCGGTGGCCTATATGGTGATGAACTTCCTGATGACCGCCGCGCCGCTGTCGATGCATCAGCACGGTCTTTCTCAGCAGGCGGCGAATCTGGGCATTCAGTGGCATGTGATTGCGATGTACGGGCCGGGCTTTTTTACCGGCAAATTGATTCAGCGCTTTGGCGCCAGCCGCATTGGCGCTGCGGGATTATTACTCACCGCCCTCTCAGTGCTCGCCGGTCTGCTCGGCACTGATATCCTGCATTACTGGCTGTCGCTGATCTTGCTTGGCATCGGCTGGAACTTTGGTTTTACCGGCGCTTCGGCAAAGATCATTGAGTTTCACCGCCCGGAAGAGAAAACCCGCGTCCAGTCGCTGAATGACTTTATTGTCTTTGGCGTGATGATTGTCGGCTCGTTCTCCTCCGGCGCGCTGCTCAATGCCTTCGGCTGGAATGCGGTACTGTGGGGATCGCTGGTGCCGGTGGTGGCGGGTTTTCTGGCGATGATGGGCAAAAGCCGCACGGTAAAGGGATAA